From the Paenibacillus tianjinensis genome, the window CAAAATGAGCGTCTAAAAAAAGAGCTTGAAGACTTAACTGTGATCCGGTAAAGTATATTTACGCTCCTTCTTATTCAGTAGAAGGGGCCTTTTTTATCAACAGAATGTGAACGATTTCTGCTTAGGTTACTTGGCAACAAACAAACAACATAACAACAAATGTAGGAAAACAAGAACATAGTCCCATTAGAACCCGCGCCTGGCGTGGGTTTTTTGTTTTAAGGGATCAAGTTCTTGTCCTTTACTCAGGACAAGAACTTGATCCCATTGCCGATAGTGGACAAGAACATGGTACTATTGCCAATTTGATAAATATCAAATAACACTTGTCTCAAAAGAAAATATAGACTGATGGTTTAGCCATTGTATCGTAGCTGCTAATTTCAAAACCCCTTCCTTTGTATCCTTGCTGTGTTGCCATAGAAGAAATTTGTACTGTATCAAAGTAATCTCTTTTTTTAATTTCTCCTACAAATATAAAATCGTGTGAAGGATAGTCATTAGAACCTTTTCTAGGTTTAAAGTGAAAACTGTCGAAAATATATCGAAACGGCATATTGTAAAAAAAATGAGGGGAGAACTCCTTGCGACTCAGTAGATTGAAATGTGCTCTAATCATAATTTGTTATTTGGCATCAAATCAAACAGCATATGCTAAAACGAATGCAGACCAATATAGATTCATACTTACCTTGTTAACGCCCGAAATACAAAAGCAATTAGACATTTATTACAAAGATAAACTGAATGAAAAGCTGTGTTTGACCCATTGCTTGATCCATTGAACGTATTGGTTAGGTATAAAGATTCCCATATCATGAGTCTGTAAAATATATTGTGTAAACTCTCAAACCCATTAAAATGAAAGTAAGAGAAAGGTTGGGGAGAACACATGGGACTTTGGTCAAAACAGCAACTTCGGGAGTTCATTAAGGAGAACAATCTTGTCACTGCACAAGATGCACAAAATGCCTTGAAAGACCTGTTTGCAGAGACGATTCAGGAGATGCTGGAAGCCGAAATGGATACCCATTTGGGCTATGGAAAACATGAGGTGAAGGCAAAGCTCACTCCAAACAGTCGGAATGGGAAGAGCCGTAAAACGGTAGTCAGTGAGTACGGCGAACAGGAAATCACCATTCCTCGGGACCGGCTGGGTGAGTTTGAGCCCTTGGTCGTCAAGAAGCATCAATCCAATGTAACCGGCATCGAAGAGCAAATCATCGCCTTATACGCCAAAGGAATTAGCACCCGGGAAATCCAGGATCATCTGGGACAAATGTATGGCATTGAGGTCTCTCCTACACTTATTTCTAATGTCACGAACAAGATCGTACCTCTCATTAAAGAGTGGCAGAATCGGCCTCTGCAAGGCGTTTACGCCGTTGTCTATCTGGATGCGATCCACTTCAAAGTGAAGCAGGACGGGGCCATTATCAACAAGGCCGCCTACATGGTCATTGGCATTGATCTGGACGGAAACAAAGACGTGCTGGGTATGTGGATTGGGGAGAATGAGTCCTCCAAGTTCTGGCTGAGTGTGCTGAATGAACTGAAGAATCGCGGGGTTCAGGACATTCTCATTATCTGCGTGGATAACCTCTCCGGGTTCTCTCAAGCGATTGCTGCCTGCTATCCCCAAACGGAGATCCAGAAGTGCATTATTCACCAAATACGCAGCTCCACACGGTACGTATCGTACAAGGATATTAAGAAGGTAACCGCCGACTTAAAGCCGATTTACAAGGCAGCTACCGAGGAAAGTGCCTTGCTTGAGCTCGACCGTTTTGAGGAGGTATGGGGAGCAAAATACCCACTCATTATCCGTTCTTGGCGGACAAATTGGGACGAACTCGCGACCTTTTTTAAGTACCCGCCTGAGATCCGCAAACTGATCTACACGACCAATATGATTGAAAGCTACCACCGCCAACTTCGTAAAGTGACAAAGGGAAAAAGTATTTTCCCCACGGATGAGGCCCTGCTTAAAATGCTATATCTCGCCACCGTGGACGTCACTCGCAAATGGACAGGCCGTGTCCAAAACTGGGGCCAAATGCTGCTCCAGCTTTCGGTCTTTTTCCCAGACAGGGTCGGTCAACACTTGCGTTAGATTCGCGACTTCCCCCTCGGGGGAATCTGTGCTTAAAAGAGTTTACACAAAATTATTGACAGACCCCATATCATTGCGAATGTAACAGTTTTTATACTGTATCATAGCACGGCAACCTTTAAGTAAGTATAGCCTTACTTTTTTAAAACACTTCCTCCGAAAAGAAAGCGCTTTTCCCATTGAGTACCCTCAATCGTACCGATTCGAACTCCACCCGATTTTTTTGAGTAGGTTTGTAGGATTTTTCCGTTTCCCAAATAGATTCCATTATGAGTAATTCGTGATGTATTTCTATTAATTCCTTGATAATCTGAAGCTTTATTTCCACGGTAAGACATAAAGAACATAATATCTCCAGGCTTTAGGCTTTTCCAATTTGTTGTATAAGACCCTTTGCTCTTGATGTAGGCACCTTGAGTTCTCGAATTAGAGGGTAAAGTGATTCCTGCCCCTTCAAGATAGGCTTGTCTAACGAAATCAGAGCAATCAAAGGTTCTAGTATTACTTCTACTGGATCCAAATTCATACGGGGTACCTAAGTATGTCATTCCTTTGGAGATGATACTATTCCTTACAGTACTTATAGACTCTTGCGAAGTATAACTAGCTGCGGATGACGTCGTCGATTGCACACCGAATATACTGATTGCCAGAGAGGTAGAAAGCAATAAAATGGAAAAATTCTTTTTCATGATAGACTTCCCTTCGTTTGTTTTTTGTGAAACTGACGTCATCCTATCACAGGATTCAAAGAATTGTTTAGGCGTAATATTTGGAATGTTAATTAAGATGTTTTCCCACAAAAAACACATACTTAACACATAAATGATAGTTAAAATTAAAAACACTTAGAGAAATGGCATGTACATTTAGCTATATTTTTAGGGAAGTCTTAACAAGTAAACTTCATGGAGATGAACAATATGAGAAAAAAGTGGATGAATGTCCTCACCGTAGCCATTTTAAGTGTTAGCATTACTGCCTGTGGATCGGCGCAAAAGAATAATTCAGATGCGACTCCATCTGCAACTACTGCAACAAATGCTGAATCTACTACCGGTACCTCGAATTCCCAAAATAGCTCACCAGTGATTTTATATACTGCTGATGAAGGTGGTAGTATTACTAAAATTGATGCAAACACATACAAAGTCATTAAGTCGATCGATATTGACGGTTCGGTTCATAACGTACAAATTTCACCCGATGGGAAAACGGTAGGAGTTACAGTGGTTCCTACTATGGGGGAGATGGAAGAGGGAGCAGAGAACGCGCAAAGTGAACATGAAATGAATGGGTATGCTTATTTTTTTAGCACATCATCAGACGAACTAATTCGAAAAGTTGAGGTCGGGGCTCATCCGGCTCATATTGTGTTCACAAATGATGGGAAGTATGTATTGGTTACGAATAATGAAGGAAACGATGCATCTGTAATTGATGCCAAGTCCTTAAAAATAGTAAATTCCATTCCAACCGGAACGGGACCGCATGGATTTAGAATATCCACAGACAGCAAATATGCCTTTATAGCAAATATGGCCGAAGACACGGTAAGTGTGTTGGACTTGGATGCTATGAATGAAAAACAAAAAATCAGTGTAGGTAATACACCTGTAACGACGGGAATCACGAGTGATGGAAAAATCCTTGTCGTTCCATTAAACGCAGAAAATGCAGCCGCTGTAGTAGATTTGGATTCTTCTAACATTACAAAAGTGCCTGTCGGTAATGGCCCTGCTCAGGTATACATTTCTGCTGATAATAAATATGCCATAATAGCGAACCAAGGTACAGAAGAAAATCCGTCACATAGCATTTCAAAAATTGATCTCGTGACAAAACAAGTAACAGCAACGACTGAGACAGGCACAGGGGCGCATGGTGTAGTCATCAACCCGGATGGCAGCAAGATCTTTGTGACGAATATGTTCGATAACACCGTAACAGTGATCGATAATGAAACAAATCAAGTGATTACAACAATCAACGTAGGCGCGACTCCGAATGGTATCAGTATTACTCCATAACGAGGCTAAGGAGGAAATGATTTGAGAGTAATCTTATTCGAAGTTGCAGGACTTTCGATTAGATCCTATGGCGTAATAGTAGGGTTGGCAGTGCTACTTGCGATAGGTGTTGCATATTATTTAGCTCGAGGGACCAACTATCAAAAACATATATTGAATCTAGTCTTCTACGTAATATTTAGTGCAATAATCGGCGCAAGAATATGGCATGTATTCTTTTTTCAGTGGGGTTATTATTCAAAACATTTGGGGGAAATATTCGCGATTTGGAATGGTGGCATTTCAATCCAGGGAGCGTTAATAGGTGGTTTTATTGCGGCAGCTTATTATGCGCGGAAAGAGAAGATTTCTTTTTGGGGACTTGCGGATATTCTAGCGCCGGCAATCATATTTGGACAAGCTGTCGGCCGAATTGCCTGCTTTTTAAATGGAGATGCATTTGGGGCCCCGACCGGGACTGGCTTCGGAATTGTTTATCCAGAAGGGACTATAGCTTTCGAGCGCTATGGTTCAGTTCCGTTATGGCCTGCTGAAATATGGGAAGGTCAGCTTGACTTAATCGTCTTTGGTATTCTTCTAGTCTTGAAGAATATAAAGTTGCCTAAAGGTGGACAATTTTTAAGTTATAATATTATGTATGCCCTGGTCCGGTTTTCTATGGAATTTCTGCGTGGAGATTCACCGCGTTATGCGTTAGGCTGGACAGCAGGTCAGTGGACGAGTATGAGTATTCTTGTTATTTCTCTGTCTGTGTTCCTTTATTTCTTCACAAGGAACCAGGTGAAAGAGACAGTACATAGGGTGTAAGGTGCATGAGTGGAAGAGAACATCCTTTGTGCTTATCGCATAGCTATTTTGGATCTACCATATAGGTAGTGTTGATATCATTGATATAGCTCCGCAAGTAACTAGTAGTCATTTGCCTGGGGTGAATGGATTAAAACCGGCTCTGCCGTGTTCTTCAGTTATGGCGGAGTACAGTTGTATCTGCCACCATGGGAACGCCATGGTGGCTTTTTTTTATATAAGGCCAACTCTTCATATTACCACTTTAAAACTGTCTGGTAGCTATCTTATGTGAACATTGAACCCGATCCTCAAAGATTAATGATTTGTATGGTTCGTATTCTGAATCGTTTTTTGTAAACTTAGCGGCTTCGCTTGTTCAGGATCGTTATGATTTGCAACGGTGACATATACCATAAGGACTGTTGAAATGAAGAGGAACATGAATAGCGGTGAACTCAAGACCTTAAAAGTACCTTCGATTACGTTCTCGCTAGATAAGCGCTGCAACAATAAAGTGTGGGCAAATTGCAAGAATCCGGATACGACCATAAAAAAGAATAGAACATCTTTCCATTCTGATTGAGGAAACATTTGTATCAGCATAACCCCCATTAATCCGGCCATCATCCCAGACGATGCTCCGTTTAAGAACGCCCCCAAACCCATCAGTCCTCCTATTATGCTTCCAGAAAAGATCCCTAGAAGGACACCTAACACCAAAGATTGAACAGGGCCGGCAATATAGAGGCCGCTCAAAGTACCGCCTCCAAAACCAACAATCATCCCGACTACCATAGGCGAAACCATTCGAATCGATTCTGTAACTGTCGCCTTAAATCGCAGGATAATGACAAAAGACCAGACCAAAATGAAGATATAAAAAACAACTGCAAGTCCTAAGGATGACACTTTAATCCCTCCTTTTAATGTGAGTTTGGTTGAATAAGCTACTTGTAAAGCGTGTCCTCTACCTACAAACAGTGATATGAGAAAGGATTAAAATGTATTCTCCATTAAAAGCCCATAAATGCTACATAAATTCCACAAGGATCTCTTGTACCATGGAGTTACAGGAGGCGAAAAGAAAAATGAATGCGAAATTATTAACTGGCTTGGGTGCTTTTATATTGACGTTGGGAATCGGTTCCGCAGTATACGCTACAGGAGTTGATTCCGACATCTCCAAAGGGGATGTTTCTTCCAAGCAAGAGGTAGCTCAGCAGGAGACGTATTTTCACCATATGGCGAACATGAACGATACAATGAACGATGAAGTTATGACGGATATGATGAGCAATACCGATATGTCTGAAATGATGAAGCAGCCAGGCATGGACGAAATGATGAATGGACTTGATATGGAAAAAATGATGGAAGATAAAGACATGAGTGAAATGATGAAAAAACCGGATATGGTGGACATGATGGAAGGTACCACAATGGATGAGATGATGCGGGATTCCAATATGGATGAAATGATGCAAAGAAACCATAGGACAGATATCCCTGGGCAGAGCGTAAGTATTTAATAGACTATATGATTAAAGTTTAAGGAGGTTATTTCATGAGTTGTTGCGGAAACCATAACCAGCATGACAGTCATAACAATCATCATAAAAAAGGCCCAGCCCATCGTCTGATGATGATGATGTGTTGTATACTTCCGATCGTGCTGTTCGTTATTTTAATCATTGCTAATAATGTAAGTGGTTCAACAAGTAATATGCTTGCCTATAGTGTATTGTTGTTATGCCCGCTTTCACATCTCGTACTTATGCCTTTAATGATGCGAAACAAAAAACACTAATTGTACTGCATCAAGTGAGATTTTACCGATTTATTCTGATCAATAACTGTCAGTCTGAGAGATCGCGCACTCCTAAGTTGGGGTGGCGGTCTCCTTTTTTAACTAGCCTTATTAGAGCTATCTTCATGTGAATAACAAAGGTGGAGGAACGAAATGAAGTTATCCAGCAAACTGATTCTATATATAAGCCTTTTCATTTTAATACTCATCGTTTCCTTCAGTACTTATGCCATCGCGAATATGAATGCCCAGGTTACCCACCTCGCAGAACAAAAGATGGTGTCTAACACAAAGTTAGCGACTGCACTGCTAGATGTTAAATTTCCCGGAGAATGGACGCTGAAGGATGGGAAGTTGTTTAAAGGCGAGGTCTCTATAGAGGGAAATCATGACGTTGCTTTGTTCGTTGGAGCATTAACTGGTGATGATATTGTAATTTTTAAAGGCGAGAAGGGTGTAGCTGCATCGTCTAAGGGTAGCCATAATATGAACATCACAGAAATAATACTTGAGTCGAACGTAAAATCCATCGTCTTAGGTGGAAAGTCGTATGTAGGTGAAGCGCATGATGGAACTGAAATGGCGGTCTATGAACCCATTAGATCCTCAGACGGAACTGTAATTGGGGCGTTCCATATTAGTATGGGCAAGGAAATGTATAATCAGGCAATTAGTCGTTTTAAAGTAAAAATGATTGTATTTACGATGATCGGACTCCTTATCGCTTTATTCCTCACCGCTCTTTTCACAAGAAAATTAACCGCACCCTTAAGACAAGTCACTATCATGGCGGAACGAGTTGCATATGGCGATCTTAGTATCACAGATATCCCCGTCACTTCTAAGGATGAGTTGGGTATCCTTTCGAGAGCATTTAATCTAATGACTCATAACTTACATACACTAGTGTCTAAGGCTCAGCAGGCCGCGGATGAGGTACATAAAGTTTCTGGTGTTGTTCAAATGCATATCAATGGCGTAGGAGATTCATCACTTGAGATCGATCGTACCTTGCAATCCATACTCCAAGGTGCATCCAAACAGGTTGAGGGCATGAATCAAAGTATGGAGGCCGTTGAACATATCCAAATTAGCATACAAGAAATCGTTCAAAGGTCATCACAAGTCGCCAGTGCATCGGAAAATATGGTTGTGCATGCGGATCAAGGCAACGATTGGCTTCTAAGCATCATTTCTGTAATCAACCATTTGAACACATCCATCACACATGTAGCTAGTAAAATACAACAATTATCGGATAGCTCAGGCAGTATCGGGAACATTGCGACCGTTATTACCGATTTATCCTCACAGACCCATTTGCTGTCGTTGAATGCTTCCATTGAGGCTGCGCGTGCAGGAGAAGCTGGGAGAGGATTTTCTGTGGTTGCAGATGAAGTGAAAAAACTAGCTGAGCAGTCTGAAAACTCAGCCCAAGAAATAAGAATACTCATTGAAAAGGTTCAACATATCACCAGTGAAGCAGCCGAAGGGATGAACACAAGTTTAGCTCAATTAACAGCGGGGAACCAGCACCTAATCTCTGCAGGGAAATCCTTCGAACAGATCATTATCTCCTCTCAACATGTAGCTTCTCAGAATCAAAATGTATATCAAGCAACAAGACAAATGTCAACAGATTCTCACTACATTTCTGATTCTGTTGCGGATGTGACTACGATTGCCGAACACACTTCTTCTCGTATTCAAGGTGTGGTCCAAACTTCGGATATGCAAAGTCAAATGGTTAACCAGATATCAGGGGCTCTTGAAAACATGTCCCAATCGGTTGACCAATTGCTAAAGTCTATCCGTATCTTCAAACTGTAGCATCATGTACGGCCAATCACTAGACTTACCTTAATGATATATAGAACAAGCCCGTTGATATATACCACGGGCTTGACAGTCTTTATTTGATGGTGCCGTTCAGGAAGTCAAATTCCTATCCCATTAGAAAGACGATCAAGCGAAGCTTATCAATATGAGGCACACTATAATTATCTCAGCTAAAAGCCAATTATCATTTACATGATTTCAAGGGTTTCCGAAGACCGTGACTTCGTCTATCGTGATCAAACTGAGGATCATTGTGGGCTGTAATTAACCACAGTTTCTGCAAAAATTACAAAAGGCAGAGGTTATATACAGGTGCATAAACAAAGAGGTTAAATGAACAGACTAAAAAAGGAGATGAAGTACTTCCTAATCCCCTGTTTACATACAGTAGGGGGGTATGGTATATTGATGGTGAGAGGTGAGGCAAATGGAACAATCAGTGGAACAGACTGCATCTCATGGACATCATCGAAAAAGTCATCATTCTGATCAAACGAAGGCCAATCTAATGACCCGGTTAAACCGGATTGAGGGTCAAATTCGTGGGGTTAAAGGGATGATAGAAAAAGATACCTATTGCGATGACGTTCTAAATCAAATTGCGGCGATTCAGTCGGCTCTCAATAGCGTAGGGAAAATGGTTCTGGAAGGTCATATGAAAAGCTGCGTGATTGAACGAATCCAATCCGGCGAACATGAAGTGATTGATGAGATTCTGGTTACCATGAATAAATTAATGAAATAAACAAACGATATGGAGGAATGAAAGATGAAGAACGAAACATTACATGTAGAAGGAATGTCTTGCGGACATTGTGTAAAAAGTGTTGAAGGAGCCGTTAAAAACATTGGGGCTGATGCAAAAGTGAACCTGGAGAAAAAGACAGTTGAGGTCGTTTTTGATGAATCTAGTGTATCCTTGGAAGCCATAAAGAATGCCATCGAAGAGCAAGGTTACGATGTCGTCTAAGTCCGTAAGCAGCCATCGTCAAGATGGCTCCTTTTTTTCAACACAATGTACCCCCTGGGGGTATGAGGGAGGGATAGATAATGAGTTCAACGATATCTAAAAGTGAGGAGCAAACAACCTTACAGATCACAGGAATGACTTGTGCTGCTTGTGCCAACCGGATCGAGAAAGGATTAAGAAAAATGGATGGGGTGACGGAAGCAAATGTGAATTTCGCCTTGGAACGGGCGACTTTGACGTTTGATCCCAAACGTGCAACCATTCCGCAAATGCAAGAACAGATTGAACATTTAGGCTACGGCACTGTAAAGCAAACCACGGATTTCCAAATCACTGGGATGACATGCGCCGCTTGCGCCAATCGGATTGAAAAGGGATTAAACAAAATGCCCGGTGTTGTAACGGCGAATGTTAATCTTGCCCTTGAAACAGCCCGGGTCGAGTACGACCCAGCGACTGTTACTTTGGAAGACATGCAAAAAAAGGTGGAGCAACTCGGGTATAAGGCCATGCCGAAGGAAGGGCAGCAGGACGCCTCCGCACATAAACAAAAAGAAATCTCTAAACAAAAAAGACGGTTTATCATTTCAGCCCTTCTCTCTTTACCATTACTATGGTCCATGATCAGCCACTTCTCGTTCCTATCTTGGATTTGGATGCCTATGATTTTCATGGACCCTTGGTTCCAACTGATTTTGGCTACACCAGTTCAATTTTATATCGGTGGCCATTTCTATGTTGGTGCGTATAAAGCGCTGCGTAATAAAAGTGCCAATATGGACGTTCTGGTAGCCCTCGGGACTTCGGCAGCATACTTCTATAGCCTCTATTTGACGCTCGAATGGGTTCAAGCCGGTGCGGGGGCTCATGGACCGGAAATGTACTATGAGACCAGCTCTATCTTGATTACACTGGTCATCCTCGGGAAATTGTTCGAGGCTCTTGCCAAAGGAAGAACGTCTGAAGCGATTAAAACACTGATGGGTCTTCAAGCCAAGACGGCATTGGTTGTTCGCGATGGACAGGAAATGACTATCCCTGTCGAAGAAGTCGTGGCCGGTGACATCGTAATCGTAAAACCAGGGGAGAAAATCCCGGTTGACGGCGAGGTGGTGGAGGGGGCTTCTTCCGTAGATGAGGCTATGTTAACTGGAGAAAGCCTGCCGGTTGAGAAAAGAACGGGAGATCCTGTCATTGGTGCAACGATTAACAAGAACGGAGTACTTCGAATTCAAGCGACCAAAGTCGGAAAAGAAACGGCCCTGGCTCAGATTATTAAAGTGGTTGAAGAGGCCCAAGGTTCCAAAGCTCCTATTCAACGTGTAGCAGATGCCATTTCAGGTATATTTGTTCCGATCGTCGTAGCGATCTCGGTTCTTGCGTTTATCGCTTGGTTTGTTTGGATTACGCCAGGAGAGTTTGCAAACGCACTGGAGATTGCGATTGCGATACTCGTCATTGCTTGTCCTTGTGCCCTGGGACTTGCGACAC encodes:
- a CDS encoding IS256 family transposase, with protein sequence MGLWSKQQLREFIKENNLVTAQDAQNALKDLFAETIQEMLEAEMDTHLGYGKHEVKAKLTPNSRNGKSRKTVVSEYGEQEITIPRDRLGEFEPLVVKKHQSNVTGIEEQIIALYAKGISTREIQDHLGQMYGIEVSPTLISNVTNKIVPLIKEWQNRPLQGVYAVVYLDAIHFKVKQDGAIINKAAYMVIGIDLDGNKDVLGMWIGENESSKFWLSVLNELKNRGVQDILIICVDNLSGFSQAIAACYPQTEIQKCIIHQIRSSTRYVSYKDIKKVTADLKPIYKAATEESALLELDRFEEVWGAKYPLIIRSWRTNWDELATFFKYPPEIRKLIYTTNMIESYHRQLRKVTKGKSIFPTDEALLKMLYLATVDVTRKWTGRVQNWGQMLLQLSVFFPDRVGQHLR
- a CDS encoding C40 family peptidase; its protein translation is MKKNFSILLLSTSLAISIFGVQSTTSSAASYTSQESISTVRNSIISKGMTYLGTPYEFGSSRSNTRTFDCSDFVRQAYLEGAGITLPSNSRTQGAYIKSKGSYTTNWKSLKPGDIMFFMSYRGNKASDYQGINRNTSRITHNGIYLGNGKILQTYSKKSGGVRIGTIEGTQWEKRFLFGGSVLKK
- a CDS encoding YVTN family beta-propeller repeat protein, encoding MRKKWMNVLTVAILSVSITACGSAQKNNSDATPSATTATNAESTTGTSNSQNSSPVILYTADEGGSITKIDANTYKVIKSIDIDGSVHNVQISPDGKTVGVTVVPTMGEMEEGAENAQSEHEMNGYAYFFSTSSDELIRKVEVGAHPAHIVFTNDGKYVLVTNNEGNDASVIDAKSLKIVNSIPTGTGPHGFRISTDSKYAFIANMAEDTVSVLDLDAMNEKQKISVGNTPVTTGITSDGKILVVPLNAENAAAVVDLDSSNITKVPVGNGPAQVYISADNKYAIIANQGTEENPSHSISKIDLVTKQVTATTETGTGAHGVVINPDGSKIFVTNMFDNTVTVIDNETNQVITTINVGATPNGISITP
- the lgt gene encoding prolipoprotein diacylglyceryl transferase: MRVILFEVAGLSIRSYGVIVGLAVLLAIGVAYYLARGTNYQKHILNLVFYVIFSAIIGARIWHVFFFQWGYYSKHLGEIFAIWNGGISIQGALIGGFIAAAYYARKEKISFWGLADILAPAIIFGQAVGRIACFLNGDAFGAPTGTGFGIVYPEGTIAFERYGSVPLWPAEIWEGQLDLIVFGILLVLKNIKLPKGGQFLSYNIMYALVRFSMEFLRGDSPRYALGWTAGQWTSMSILVISLSVFLYFFTRNQVKETVHRV
- a CDS encoding methyl-accepting chemotaxis protein; translation: MKLSSKLILYISLFILILIVSFSTYAIANMNAQVTHLAEQKMVSNTKLATALLDVKFPGEWTLKDGKLFKGEVSIEGNHDVALFVGALTGDDIVIFKGEKGVAASSKGSHNMNITEIILESNVKSIVLGGKSYVGEAHDGTEMAVYEPIRSSDGTVIGAFHISMGKEMYNQAISRFKVKMIVFTMIGLLIALFLTALFTRKLTAPLRQVTIMAERVAYGDLSITDIPVTSKDELGILSRAFNLMTHNLHTLVSKAQQAADEVHKVSGVVQMHINGVGDSSLEIDRTLQSILQGASKQVEGMNQSMEAVEHIQISIQEIVQRSSQVASASENMVVHADQGNDWLLSIISVINHLNTSITHVASKIQQLSDSSGSIGNIATVITDLSSQTHLLSLNASIEAARAGEAGRGFSVVADEVKKLAEQSENSAQEIRILIEKVQHITSEAAEGMNTSLAQLTAGNQHLISAGKSFEQIIISSQHVASQNQNVYQATRQMSTDSHYISDSVADVTTIAEHTSSRIQGVVQTSDMQSQMVNQISGALENMSQSVDQLLKSIRIFKL
- a CDS encoding metal-sensitive transcriptional regulator, with protein sequence MEQSVEQTASHGHHRKSHHSDQTKANLMTRLNRIEGQIRGVKGMIEKDTYCDDVLNQIAAIQSALNSVGKMVLEGHMKSCVIERIQSGEHEVIDEILVTMNKLMK
- a CDS encoding copper ion binding protein, translating into MKNETLHVEGMSCGHCVKSVEGAVKNIGADAKVNLEKKTVEVVFDESSVSLEAIKNAIEEQGYDVV
- a CDS encoding heavy metal translocating P-type ATPase, giving the protein MSSTISKSEEQTTLQITGMTCAACANRIEKGLRKMDGVTEANVNFALERATLTFDPKRATIPQMQEQIEHLGYGTVKQTTDFQITGMTCAACANRIEKGLNKMPGVVTANVNLALETARVEYDPATVTLEDMQKKVEQLGYKAMPKEGQQDASAHKQKEISKQKRRFIISALLSLPLLWSMISHFSFLSWIWMPMIFMDPWFQLILATPVQFYIGGHFYVGAYKALRNKSANMDVLVALGTSAAYFYSLYLTLEWVQAGAGAHGPEMYYETSSILITLVILGKLFEALAKGRTSEAIKTLMGLQAKTALVVRDGQEMTIPVEEVVAGDIVIVKPGEKIPVDGEVVEGASSVDEAMLTGESLPVEKRTGDPVIGATINKNGVLRIQATKVGKETALAQIIKVVEEAQGSKAPIQRVADAISGIFVPIVVAISVLAFIAWFVWITPGEFANALEIAIAILVIACPCALGLATPTSIMAGSGRAAESGILFKGGEHLEATHRINTIILDKTGTVTKGKPELTDVVVSGWMETDLLALVGAAEKNSEHPLAEAIVAGIIAKGIQLPRTDTFEAIPGHGIKANVMGKEVLVGTRKLMAQFQVSINHAQDKMDQLEQAGKTAMLIAVDQQYAGIVAVADTIKETSAQAVKRLKDMGIEVIMITGDNQRTAEAIAKQVGIARVLAEVLPEGKADEVKKLQAQGKKVAMVGDGINDAPALAMADIGMAMGTGTDVAMEAADVTLMRGDLNSIPDAIYMSRKTMGNIRQNLFWALAYNSIGIPIAAIGLLAPWVAGAAMALSSVSVVLNALRLQRVKL